The Takifugu rubripes chromosome 3, fTakRub1.2, whole genome shotgun sequence genome contains a region encoding:
- the edn3b gene encoding endothelin-3b — protein sequence MARIFSVLSKVMFFSLLGLFFLQGVFDAVVISEYNPGGLRVSRGAQTGLSLAAAGGSKTRSKRCTCYSYKDKECVYYCHLDIIWINTPERLVPYGMSSYRGPQRIRREVAKTTKDKEAESWRCACARPADPECQRFCQSSSLQRAPVHGLYRVTDPE from the exons ATGGCAAGGATATTTTCTGTCCTCTCGAAAGTCATGTTTTTCAGTTTATTGGGACTTTTTTTCTTGCAAG GTGTTTTCGATGCCGTGGTTATATCCGAGTACAACCCCGGAGGTCTCCGGGTATCCCGCGGCGCACAGACGGGACTGTCTCTGGCAGCTGCCGGGGGATCCAAGACCAGATCCAAGCGCTGCACTTGCTATTCCTACAAGGATAAAGAATGCGTCTACTATTGTCATTTGGATATCATCTGGATCAACACACCCGA ACGCCTGGTGCCCTACGGAATGTCGAGCTACCGGGGCCCTCAGCGGATCAGACGCGAGGTCGCGAAAACAACCAAAGACAAGGAGGCGGAGTCTTGGCGCTGCGCCTGTGCCAGGCCTGCTGATCCCGAGTGCCAACGCTTTTGTCAGTCAAG CTCACTGCAGAGAGCACCTGTCCATGGGCTGTACAGAGTCACTGACCCGGAATGA